A window of the Pelagicoccus albus genome harbors these coding sequences:
- a CDS encoding GspE/PulE family protein, protein MDVLNTGFETRYGLNEEQLEDVLSSRRAERLGKIAGYAGLSLNELVGELANYAELERVEADRFDLRALQKVPVRILHEFHCVPIKPAETEEDDASDFPFNLATAWPISREMDDWVYAACGERPHWVVSHPERITNFITQNLGVGAESLDDSFEMEAEMVAEEEEDEDEDAAIIRFVNEVFNQAISGGATDIHFEPMEDHLRIRYRIDGLLVPVPVPENLRRFQDAIVSRLKIMAKLNISERRLPQDGRINHRVGNTTLDIRLSTMPVMYGESISLRLLNKKDKPLSLAQLGMSERDTQVVNRVLNLPHGIILVTGPTGSGKSTSLNAFIRSINSDDRRIITVEDPIEYEVAGVNQIQVKPDIGFGFPEALRHVLRQDPNVIMVGEIRDRETANIAVQASLTGHLVFSTLHTNDSAGAITRLIDMGVEPFLIASSVEMVIAQRLLRRSCPSCTSVRPAEPMEVEDALRVLDLDPALAEGVKGLPDPRGCETCRGIGYKGRIGIYEILRVTEKMHDPIVRREAAPVIRHLGLEAGMVTLGKSGWNLVEKRLTTLEEVVRTISVKEGE, encoded by the coding sequence ATGGACGTCCTGAATACTGGATTTGAAACCCGTTATGGCCTGAATGAGGAGCAGCTTGAGGATGTGCTTTCCTCTCGACGGGCGGAAAGGCTTGGCAAGATCGCTGGATACGCGGGACTCAGTTTAAATGAACTCGTAGGTGAATTGGCGAACTATGCGGAACTGGAGCGAGTGGAGGCGGACCGTTTCGATTTGCGAGCCTTGCAAAAGGTGCCAGTTCGAATTTTGCACGAGTTCCACTGTGTGCCGATCAAGCCTGCGGAGACGGAGGAAGACGATGCGTCTGACTTTCCATTCAACTTGGCCACTGCATGGCCTATCAGTCGGGAGATGGATGACTGGGTTTATGCGGCTTGCGGAGAGCGACCCCATTGGGTGGTAAGCCATCCGGAGCGTATCACGAATTTTATTACGCAAAACTTGGGGGTTGGAGCTGAGAGCTTGGATGACTCTTTCGAAATGGAGGCTGAAATGGTCGCCGAAGAGGAAGAGGATGAGGACGAAGATGCCGCGATCATTCGTTTTGTGAATGAAGTCTTCAACCAGGCCATTAGTGGCGGGGCTACAGATATCCACTTCGAGCCGATGGAGGATCATCTGCGTATCCGCTACCGTATCGACGGTTTGCTGGTGCCAGTTCCTGTGCCCGAAAACTTGAGACGTTTCCAAGACGCCATCGTCTCCCGTCTCAAGATCATGGCGAAGCTCAATATCTCAGAGCGACGTTTGCCTCAGGACGGCCGTATTAATCACCGAGTCGGGAACACGACCTTGGATATTCGTCTCTCCACCATGCCGGTCATGTACGGGGAAAGCATCAGTTTGCGACTTCTCAATAAGAAGGACAAACCGCTTAGCCTTGCCCAGCTCGGCATGTCGGAACGCGATACCCAAGTGGTGAATCGTGTGCTGAACCTGCCGCACGGAATCATTCTCGTTACGGGCCCGACCGGATCCGGTAAATCAACTTCGCTCAACGCCTTTATTCGCTCCATCAATTCCGATGATCGTCGAATCATCACGGTGGAGGATCCGATCGAATACGAGGTGGCGGGAGTCAACCAGATCCAGGTAAAGCCAGACATCGGCTTTGGTTTCCCCGAAGCCCTTCGACACGTGCTGCGTCAGGATCCCAATGTGATCATGGTGGGTGAGATTCGCGACCGCGAAACGGCGAACATCGCCGTACAGGCATCGCTAACCGGTCACCTTGTTTTTTCGACCTTGCATACAAACGATTCAGCGGGAGCGATTACACGCTTGATCGATATGGGAGTTGAGCCGTTCCTGATCGCTTCGAGTGTGGAGATGGTGATCGCCCAACGTCTCTTGAGACGCTCATGTCCATCCTGTACCAGTGTTCGTCCTGCGGAACCGATGGAAGTCGAGGACGCGTTGCGTGTTTTGGATTTGGATCCCGCCCTTGCGGAGGGAGTCAAGGGGCTACCTGATCCGAGAGGTTGCGAAACGTGTCGAGGCATTGGATACAAGGGCCGAATCGGTATTTACGAAATTCTACGCGTGACCGAGAAGATGCACGATCCGATAGTCAGGCGGGAGGCTGCTCCCGTGATACGCCATCTCGGTTTGGAGGCAGGGATGGTGACGCTAGGGAAATCCGGTTGGAATCTTGTGGAAAAGCGATTAACGACTCTCGAAGAAGTGGTTCGAACCATTTCCGTGAAGGAAGGCGAGTAG
- a CDS encoding type II secretion system F family protein — protein MPIFKYSARDAGGSSVRGELDAPSRKLALRKLSGMKLRPISVSESGLVQEEGKSGSKLGSLFSGSREARARKLDTRVTLPFLTALKELVSCGVQAGDALQLMSARLNDPSQKRLASLLWDDVRQGRSLSEACRKQTAVFDDSMVSLIEAGEATGNLNNVLGRLVSNLEETKEIKSKLSAAMAYPAFLMVVAFGLVLMFLFFLLPRIEGLLTSLGGNLPWSTKLLIGMAELALSYGWLVILLGAIGVVSLLSWRKTNAGRIRFDELLLSIPLLGPFLRDVQVLRMTQVLSLLLENGITMVQSLHMSERSVTNFAMREKFAESRARVTEGSSLSGAFKQTGYFEGMALDIFTVGENTGNVVPGLKQLARQYTERVDKAIKSFIGVTSIGVLLFVFVFVGLVALGIISAVFQLSGSLSG, from the coding sequence GTGCCGATATTCAAATACAGCGCTAGAGATGCCGGAGGTTCTTCGGTGAGAGGCGAGCTTGACGCTCCCTCCCGCAAGCTCGCCCTTCGTAAGTTGAGCGGCATGAAATTGCGGCCCATTTCCGTAAGCGAAAGCGGGCTCGTTCAAGAAGAAGGGAAATCGGGATCGAAGCTCGGTTCGCTTTTTTCTGGATCTCGGGAAGCTCGTGCTCGGAAACTTGATACGCGCGTTACGCTTCCGTTTCTGACGGCTTTGAAGGAGCTGGTCTCTTGTGGCGTGCAGGCTGGCGATGCCTTGCAGCTAATGAGCGCCCGCTTGAATGATCCTTCCCAAAAGCGACTTGCCTCTTTGCTCTGGGACGACGTGAGGCAGGGGCGTTCTCTGTCGGAAGCGTGCCGCAAGCAAACAGCGGTCTTTGACGACAGCATGGTTAGCCTGATCGAGGCGGGCGAGGCGACCGGTAATCTGAACAATGTGCTCGGACGGCTGGTTTCTAATTTGGAGGAAACCAAGGAGATAAAATCGAAGCTGAGCGCGGCGATGGCGTATCCGGCCTTTCTGATGGTGGTCGCATTCGGGCTTGTCTTGATGTTTCTCTTTTTCCTTCTGCCGCGTATTGAAGGATTGCTTACCTCGCTGGGAGGCAATCTTCCTTGGTCCACGAAGCTTTTGATCGGGATGGCGGAACTTGCGCTTTCCTATGGGTGGCTGGTTATTTTGTTGGGAGCCATTGGCGTGGTTTCTTTGTTGTCTTGGAGAAAGACTAATGCAGGGAGAATCCGTTTTGACGAATTGCTGCTTAGCATCCCTTTGCTCGGTCCGTTCCTGAGGGACGTGCAGGTTTTGAGGATGACTCAGGTTTTGTCTCTGCTCCTAGAAAATGGGATCACCATGGTGCAATCTTTGCACATGTCCGAACGCTCGGTCACCAATTTCGCCATGCGTGAGAAGTTCGCGGAGTCTCGGGCCCGGGTAACGGAAGGGTCCTCCTTGTCCGGAGCGTTCAAGCAGACTGGCTATTTCGAAGGTATGGCGCTCGATATTTTCACGGTGGGAGAGAACACCGGAAACGTGGTGCCCGGCTTAAAGCAGTTGGCCCGTCAGTACACCGAGCGAGTGGACAAGGCCATCAAATCGTTTATCGGCGTCACTTCTATTGGAGTGTTGCTGTTTGTGTTCGTCTTCGTGGGGCTTGTGGCCCTCGGGATCATCTCCGCTGTTTTTCAGCTTAGCGGCAGCCTTTCAGGATAA
- a CDS encoding two-component regulator propeller domain-containing protein: MLGSSLFAETSDLRHLRFRALKLEDDTQFSGSVNDIIQGPQGFIWFATDEGAHRYDGHNIKSFVHDNEDPRSIASSSVELFHLDGQNRLWMGTERGVSVYLPEIESFRNFPLDSDARQKGLLDRVAGIESDSEGQVYAVAESGIIYGFSETESVFHALNDESLGIVKSLDIDPRGRLWIGVNGSVFRFDPLMGEIVQFSEPFQSLQDATNFVESIAYVSDEEIWVATATQGAIVFNSLSEEAVESPRQLRGEGYGHLVKIDEFGNVWLGHSGGLTIRDELTGEVARYHAGRVDGDFPSSEIRSLMQDDRGNVWVGSSLHGVFVANKTKPFGRLAEYLGRPDGLETVVSAVMEDSSGNLWVGRNTSGIDVFPENGGLPTLLDYQAGAASSLPDGTVFSIFQDSRETIWVGVFRCGLARYRPESMDFEFFLHEEGNPNSLSGNDIRGIQEDDTGKLWLLVHGHGLSHFDPESGTFQNYSRDPAKEDSTLVSDWGTALLYASDGTLYYGTDIGLSVVDTLTGEVQNYIANPEEKGGLSNSVVNDLKEDSQGRIWIATSGGVELFDPSSKEFRSWGVKDGLPSRVVQSVVQDADGQMWLGTNRGLVRFNPTDSSMRVYRRSDGLSSDTFSARAVEQGRDDSLYFGTRDGLSYFLPSEIVDDVTPPTVWISDFKVFNRSIELRPGEEGPGVLSKSILLTDRVQLDYDQKVFSVSFVALDFTRSSQSEYAYRLLGFDRKWTQGKGIGEVTYTNLSPGNYTFEVKASNGDGYWSVSPRQLQIVVMPPFWDTLIFRLGVTILLLVICSVIIFWRLNDFRRQREVLAANVSRRTEQLRNANQELEVANSRYEETQSKIQEQNRELMKHRTNLEAMVSQRTKELEKAVEKAERSDRLKTAFLANMSHEIRTPMNAIIGLLDVLQIDTLTDAEREHYSAVIKQSSETLMTLIDDILDLSRIESGEANIQLELCNCDEVCEELFALFRHLAAGSSEGKVELKLVRDDMEGEKPDLDSDFVLSGLDPIRLKQVLTNLLSNAIKFTDSGQILFGYDSWSDETRSGIRFFVTDSGIGIAPEQLHLVFDRFHKLEKPNGRVYRGAGLGLTISKKLTELMGGTISVESELGVGTTFRVEFEREKESPKDLERSAAVDSYLETKHDEEAYLAGKRVLVVEDEEPNFIVLGKYLEKAKAIVVWAKNGVEAVARFDEEEFDLVLLDVKMPLMNGYEVLSHIRSVNTSIPVLMQTAHVMEAERRRSEELGANGFIAKPFTQGSLRSAIEQLQLA; encoded by the coding sequence GTGCTCGGATCATCCCTCTTCGCGGAAACGAGCGATTTGAGGCATCTCCGTTTCCGGGCCCTGAAACTGGAAGACGACACACAGTTTAGTGGCTCCGTAAACGACATCATCCAAGGTCCGCAGGGATTTATCTGGTTTGCGACGGATGAAGGGGCCCATCGTTACGATGGCCACAATATCAAGTCCTTCGTGCATGATAACGAGGATCCCAGGTCTATCGCCAGTAGCTCTGTCGAATTGTTTCACCTGGATGGACAAAACCGGCTTTGGATGGGAACGGAGCGCGGCGTTTCGGTCTATTTGCCGGAGATCGAGTCGTTTAGGAATTTCCCTTTGGACTCGGATGCGAGGCAAAAAGGGCTGCTAGATCGCGTGGCCGGAATCGAATCGGATAGCGAAGGGCAGGTTTACGCCGTAGCGGAGTCCGGCATCATCTATGGTTTCAGCGAGACGGAATCTGTTTTTCATGCTCTGAACGACGAATCGCTCGGTATCGTCAAGTCGCTGGATATCGATCCGCGAGGCCGCCTTTGGATCGGGGTCAATGGAAGCGTATTTCGATTTGATCCTCTGATGGGTGAAATCGTCCAGTTTTCCGAGCCTTTCCAAAGCCTGCAGGACGCTACGAATTTTGTGGAGAGCATCGCCTACGTTTCGGATGAGGAAATCTGGGTGGCCACTGCAACTCAGGGCGCTATTGTTTTCAACAGCCTGAGCGAGGAAGCGGTAGAGAGTCCGAGGCAATTGAGAGGAGAAGGCTACGGGCATCTGGTGAAGATCGACGAGTTTGGAAACGTTTGGCTCGGGCATTCCGGGGGCTTGACGATTCGGGACGAATTAACGGGGGAGGTTGCCCGTTACCATGCGGGAAGGGTGGATGGGGATTTTCCTTCCAGCGAAATCCGGTCGTTGATGCAGGATGATCGCGGCAACGTTTGGGTAGGCTCCTCGCTGCATGGTGTTTTCGTAGCTAATAAAACGAAGCCGTTTGGCAGATTGGCAGAGTATCTGGGTCGTCCTGACGGATTGGAAACGGTAGTTTCCGCTGTTATGGAGGACAGTTCCGGAAATCTGTGGGTAGGCCGGAATACCTCGGGAATCGATGTTTTCCCTGAAAATGGAGGCTTGCCGACTCTCCTAGACTATCAGGCAGGGGCGGCTTCAAGCCTGCCTGATGGTACAGTCTTCTCCATATTCCAAGATTCGAGGGAAACGATTTGGGTGGGCGTTTTCCGCTGCGGGTTGGCTCGGTACCGGCCGGAGTCAATGGATTTCGAGTTCTTCCTTCACGAAGAAGGGAACCCGAACAGCTTGTCCGGCAATGACATTAGAGGTATTCAGGAGGATGATACGGGAAAGCTATGGCTCCTTGTTCATGGCCATGGCCTATCCCATTTCGATCCTGAGTCGGGCACATTCCAGAATTACAGCCGGGACCCTGCAAAAGAGGATTCGACATTGGTCAGTGATTGGGGGACCGCGCTCCTTTACGCCTCGGACGGTACGTTGTACTACGGCACGGATATTGGTTTGAGTGTAGTCGACACCCTAACTGGCGAAGTACAAAACTATATTGCCAACCCGGAGGAAAAGGGCGGTCTCTCGAATTCGGTCGTAAACGATCTGAAAGAGGATTCCCAAGGTAGAATCTGGATAGCGACTTCTGGTGGAGTGGAATTATTCGATCCAAGCTCGAAGGAGTTTAGATCCTGGGGTGTGAAGGATGGCTTGCCGAGTCGAGTGGTTCAATCGGTGGTTCAAGATGCGGATGGACAGATGTGGCTGGGGACCAATCGGGGACTGGTTCGATTTAATCCAACGGACTCATCGATGCGCGTCTATCGCAGGTCCGATGGGCTCTCCTCCGATACGTTTTCAGCGAGAGCAGTGGAGCAGGGCAGGGACGACAGCCTTTATTTCGGCACTAGAGACGGGCTGAGTTACTTTTTGCCTTCCGAGATTGTAGATGACGTCACCCCGCCAACTGTGTGGATCAGCGATTTCAAGGTTTTCAATAGATCCATCGAACTGCGACCGGGCGAAGAAGGGCCGGGCGTCTTGTCCAAAAGCATCCTTCTCACCGATCGCGTTCAATTGGACTACGATCAAAAAGTTTTTTCGGTGAGTTTTGTCGCTCTGGATTTTACCCGGTCCTCGCAGAGCGAATACGCGTACCGCTTGCTTGGCTTTGATCGAAAATGGACTCAAGGGAAGGGAATCGGCGAGGTAACCTACACAAACCTTAGTCCGGGGAATTACACTTTCGAAGTCAAGGCGAGCAACGGTGACGGATATTGGAGCGTAAGTCCTCGCCAGTTGCAGATCGTGGTGATGCCCCCGTTTTGGGACACCTTGATTTTCAGGCTCGGGGTGACGATCCTTTTGCTCGTCATTTGCTCTGTAATTATTTTCTGGCGACTCAATGACTTTAGGCGTCAACGGGAGGTTCTCGCGGCGAACGTAAGCAGAAGGACTGAGCAGCTGAGAAATGCCAACCAGGAGCTCGAGGTCGCCAACTCCCGCTACGAGGAAACGCAAAGCAAGATCCAAGAGCAAAATCGGGAGCTGATGAAGCACCGAACAAATCTGGAGGCAATGGTTTCGCAGCGGACCAAGGAACTGGAAAAGGCTGTGGAGAAAGCGGAGCGTTCGGATCGGCTGAAAACCGCGTTTCTGGCGAATATGTCTCACGAAATCAGGACTCCCATGAATGCGATCATCGGCCTCCTAGACGTGCTGCAGATCGATACGCTAACCGATGCTGAACGAGAGCATTATTCCGCGGTGATCAAGCAAAGTAGCGAAACGCTCATGACCTTGATCGATGACATTCTGGACTTGTCGCGAATCGAGTCCGGCGAAGCGAACATCCAGCTCGAACTTTGCAATTGCGACGAGGTCTGCGAAGAGCTTTTTGCCCTGTTTCGCCACCTCGCCGCTGGTTCCTCGGAAGGAAAGGTGGAGTTGAAACTGGTGCGTGATGATATGGAAGGGGAGAAGCCGGACCTAGACTCTGACTTTGTTTTGTCTGGGCTGGACCCGATTCGACTGAAGCAGGTTCTTACCAATCTGCTCTCGAATGCCATCAAGTTTACCGATAGCGGGCAGATTCTGTTCGGCTACGATTCTTGGTCGGATGAGACTCGCTCCGGTATTAGGTTTTTTGTTACCGATTCGGGGATCGGCATCGCTCCCGAGCAGTTGCATCTCGTTTTCGATCGGTTTCACAAGCTCGAGAAACCCAATGGCCGCGTTTATCGGGGAGCTGGCTTGGGTCTGACTATCTCCAAGAAGCTTACCGAGCTCATGGGAGGAACGATCTCGGTCGAGTCTGAGTTGGGGGTGGGGACTACGTTTCGAGTCGAATTCGAACGGGAAAAGGAGTCTCCCAAGGATCTTGAAAGGTCCGCTGCTGTGGATTCCTACTTGGAGACCAAGCATGACGAGGAGGCCTACCTTGCCGGGAAGCGGGTTTTGGTAGTCGAAGACGAGGAGCCAAATTTCATCGTTTTGGGCAAGTACCTGGAGAAGGCTAAGGCTATCGTGGTGTGGGCCAAAAACGGGGTGGAAGCGGTGGCCCGTTTTGACGAAGAGGAATTCGATCTAGTGCTGCTTGACGTTAAAATGCCCTTGATGAATGGATACGAGGTTTTGAGCCATATCCGCTCTGTGAATACCAGTATCCCCGTGCTTATGCAGACTGCCCATGTGATGGAAGCGGAGCGGCGGAGGTCCGAGGAACTCGGTGCTAACGGCTTCATAGCCAAGCCGTTTACGCAAGGATCCTTGCGTTCGGCAATCGAGCAACTGCAGCTGGCTTAA
- a CDS encoding ABC transporter permease, protein MSPNIQIAIRFLIAKKRSMFMSLCGIAFGVGFFIVTQAQLSGFEEFFIRTILGTDGAIRIEDKFQNTLSQVEAASSSEQSTSFFVADRGNRRYIQGVEYPDDLREAVQKLPNVSSTSAVLKGRVEVQSPLRAEPGQVYGIVLNDHISVSDLEDQIVFGSLESFRETPTGILLGRKLADRLQARVGDSILIDNRGDQDRYRVCAVYETGVSDIDRVRIFMHLDQARSLLKRPHGVTFVQVSLFDRDRAEYDSVVIENLVQHSAAPWQDREKVWLDVFKALQVSAVITVSTIILISGLGMFNTLVMIVMEKTREIAILRSMGYSRADISSIFLWQGAIVLVLGVILGFLLGAGVTYGVSHLPLRVRGIFSTDSYVVEWSAFHYLWAAITASFIVMFASFAPARRAAKLVPGDVIRGTAS, encoded by the coding sequence ATGAGTCCCAATATTCAAATAGCGATCCGGTTTCTGATAGCGAAAAAACGCTCCATGTTTATGAGCCTCTGCGGTATCGCCTTTGGAGTCGGCTTTTTTATCGTTACCCAGGCCCAATTGAGCGGATTCGAGGAGTTTTTTATCCGTACCATTCTGGGAACGGACGGAGCCATTCGCATCGAGGACAAGTTCCAAAATACTTTGTCTCAGGTGGAAGCAGCTTCCTCCTCGGAGCAGAGCACATCCTTTTTTGTGGCCGACAGGGGGAATCGCCGTTATATTCAGGGTGTCGAGTATCCGGATGATCTTCGGGAGGCGGTACAGAAGTTGCCCAACGTTTCCTCCACCTCCGCAGTCCTAAAAGGTAGGGTCGAAGTGCAAAGTCCGCTTCGGGCAGAACCCGGACAAGTTTATGGAATCGTCCTTAACGACCACATTTCAGTGTCGGATTTGGAAGATCAGATCGTATTTGGAAGTTTAGAGAGCTTCCGAGAAACCCCGACCGGGATTCTACTGGGTAGGAAATTGGCAGACCGTTTGCAGGCTCGGGTAGGGGATTCCATTTTGATCGACAATCGTGGAGACCAGGACCGCTACCGAGTCTGTGCGGTATACGAAACTGGTGTATCCGATATCGATCGGGTGCGGATTTTTATGCATTTAGATCAGGCCCGCTCGCTCCTCAAACGCCCGCATGGAGTGACATTTGTGCAGGTGAGCCTGTTTGACCGCGATCGGGCGGAGTACGATTCGGTGGTAATTGAAAACTTGGTACAGCACTCCGCGGCCCCTTGGCAGGATCGCGAAAAGGTCTGGTTGGATGTGTTCAAGGCTCTTCAAGTGTCCGCAGTTATCACGGTTTCCACCATTATCCTGATCTCTGGTCTCGGTATGTTTAATACTCTGGTGATGATCGTGATGGAGAAGACTCGGGAGATCGCTATCCTCCGGTCGATGGGTTACAGCCGGGCTGATATTTCCTCCATCTTTTTGTGGCAGGGGGCTATCGTCCTAGTGCTGGGAGTGATTCTTGGGTTTTTGCTAGGCGCTGGAGTGACTTACGGGGTGTCTCACTTGCCGCTGCGTGTTCGGGGCATTTTTTCCACTGACAGCTACGTGGTCGAATGGTCGGCCTTCCATTACCTTTGGGCCGCCATCACTGCCTCCTTTATTGTAATGTTTGCCAGTTTTGCTCCTGCTCGAAGGGCGGCTAAGCTCGTTCCAGGCGATGTGATTCGGGGGACTGCCTCATGA
- a CDS encoding ABC transporter ATP-binding protein, translated as MSQFITEEDVAMECRGLHKYLGEGEMRVHVLKGVDLQLRRGEVSAVVGPSGCGKSTLLYLLGLLDQQDGGQISVGGEDVPPNKDGAHTRLRGEHIGFVFQFHFLLPEFSALENVMLPMRKLGRLSEQEMRSRASELLHEVGLGQKIGRRPSQLSGGEQQRVAIARSLSNRPSVLLADEPTGNLDVANSMMVFDLLTRLAKEYRQAVLIVTHNPDLAERCDRILRMEDGLFVP; from the coding sequence ATGAGCCAGTTCATCACCGAAGAAGACGTGGCTATGGAATGCCGTGGTCTACATAAGTATCTAGGAGAGGGTGAAATGCGTGTTCACGTCCTCAAGGGTGTGGACTTGCAGCTACGCCGCGGAGAGGTTTCCGCAGTGGTTGGCCCGTCTGGCTGTGGCAAGTCTACCTTGCTCTACCTACTTGGTTTGCTCGATCAGCAGGATGGAGGTCAGATCTCAGTGGGCGGAGAGGACGTTCCACCCAATAAAGACGGGGCCCATACGAGGCTGCGCGGCGAACACATCGGCTTCGTATTTCAGTTCCACTTCCTCCTGCCAGAGTTTTCCGCTCTGGAAAACGTCATGCTGCCGATGCGTAAGCTCGGAAGACTCTCCGAACAGGAAATGCGCTCTCGGGCGAGCGAGCTACTCCATGAGGTTGGCCTGGGCCAGAAGATCGGCCGCCGTCCCTCCCAGCTGTCAGGAGGCGAGCAGCAAAGAGTGGCCATTGCCCGCTCGCTCTCCAACCGACCCAGTGTGCTTCTCGCTGACGAGCCGACGGGCAATCTCGACGTTGCCAATTCCATGATGGTATTCGATCTTCTGACACGGCTCGCCAAGGAATACCGGCAGGCCGTTTTGATCGTAACTCACAATCCCGACCTCGCTGAAAGGTGCGATCGAATCTTGAGAATGGAGGACGGACTTTTTGTGCCCTAG
- a CDS encoding cytochrome c3 family protein gives MSKVFPKWSNALPLKIVVFLFVFVTTLLAGITYYVTPKYVRVGYEPTQPVPYDHSFHVGELGLDCRYCHDKVDQSDVANIPAADTCMKCHSMIKTDSDLLAPIRESYATGEPVAWKRVHQVPDYVYFSHQAHVTRGVSCVECHGQVNEMAVVSHAEPMSMSWCLDCHRHPEEVLRPTDEVFNLDWTHPGGKQGQIADGLKFVEERNITPPQSCTGCHR, from the coding sequence ATGTCTAAAGTGTTTCCTAAGTGGTCAAACGCGTTACCACTGAAGATCGTCGTATTTCTCTTCGTCTTCGTGACTACGCTCCTAGCTGGCATTACGTACTATGTGACGCCGAAATATGTGCGAGTGGGCTACGAGCCAACGCAGCCGGTCCCTTATGACCACAGCTTCCACGTTGGGGAACTCGGTCTCGACTGTCGTTATTGTCACGACAAGGTGGACCAGTCCGACGTGGCCAACATCCCAGCCGCTGACACTTGTATGAAGTGTCACAGCATGATCAAGACGGACAGCGATCTGCTTGCTCCGATCCGCGAGAGCTATGCCACTGGCGAGCCGGTAGCATGGAAGCGCGTTCATCAGGTTCCCGACTATGTCTACTTCAGCCACCAAGCCCACGTAACGCGTGGAGTTTCCTGCGTAGAATGTCACGGTCAGGTCAACGAAATGGCGGTCGTTTCCCACGCCGAGCCAATGAGCATGAGCTGGTGCTTGGACTGCCACCGTCATCCGGAAGAAGTCCTTCGCCCTACTGACGAAGTCTTCAATCTCGACTGGACACATCCAGGCGGCAAGCAGGGCCAGATCGCTGACGGCCTCAAGTTTGTCGAAGAACGCAACATCACTCCTCCACAAAGCTGCACAGGCTGCCACCGATGA